A genomic stretch from Photobacterium atrarenae includes:
- the leuD gene encoding 3-isopropylmalate dehydratase small subunit, producing the protein MTGFKQHTGLVVPLDAANVDTDAIIPKQFLQKVTRTGFGKHLFHDWRFLDDAGKQPNPDFVMNAPRYQGASILLARENFGCGSSREHAPWALADYGIQVMIAPSFADIFYGNSINNQMVPVRLSDAEVDELFTFVTANEGAEITVDLEAMTVSANGKQYHFEIDEFRRHCLLNGLDNIGLTLQHEDKIAEYERNIPAFLA; encoded by the coding sequence ATGACAGGATTTAAACAACACACCGGCCTGGTAGTTCCTTTGGATGCTGCCAACGTGGATACCGATGCCATTATCCCGAAACAGTTTTTGCAGAAAGTCACCCGCACCGGCTTTGGCAAGCACCTGTTTCACGACTGGCGCTTTTTAGATGATGCCGGCAAGCAGCCGAACCCGGATTTCGTGATGAACGCGCCACGCTACCAGGGTGCCAGTATCCTGCTGGCGCGGGAGAACTTCGGGTGCGGCTCATCCCGCGAGCACGCCCCGTGGGCACTGGCCGATTACGGTATTCAGGTGATGATCGCGCCGAGTTTTGCCGACATTTTCTACGGCAACTCAATCAACAACCAGATGGTACCGGTGCGCCTGAGCGACGCCGAAGTCGATGAGCTGTTCACATTCGTCACCGCCAACGAAGGGGCTGAAATCACCGTGGATCTGGAAGCCATGACGGTTTCAGCCAACGGTAAGCAGTACCACTTTGAAATCGATGAGTTCCGCCGCCACTGCCTGCTGAACGGGCTGGATAACATCGGCCTGACCCTGCAGCATGAGGACAAAATCGCCGAGTATGAACGCAATATTCCGGCATTTCTGGCCTGA
- a CDS encoding DUF547 domain-containing protein, with the protein MRSLFALILLCLSPAIFAAPKADLWPDWQPHNAASTVQVDHSRWQQLLDKYLVTQPTQTLFRYRQVSDSDRYELGRYVRDLSQSDPRQLNRREQFAYWVNLYNALTVKLILDNYPVSSITKLGGLFSFGPWDEEVITINGKALTLNDIEHRILRPIWQDPRIHYVVNCASLGCPDLQPQAFTAANAEALLEQSAKRFINSDKGVAVRGNRVRLSSIYDWYGSDFGTRAQLQRHLNRYRDGKPVTLNSVSYDYNWALNEAR; encoded by the coding sequence ATGCGCTCCCTGTTTGCTCTGATCCTGCTCTGCTTATCACCCGCTATTTTCGCCGCGCCCAAAGCCGACCTCTGGCCGGACTGGCAGCCGCATAACGCCGCTAGCACGGTGCAGGTTGACCACAGCCGCTGGCAACAGCTGCTGGATAAATATCTTGTCACCCAACCAACCCAGACCCTGTTTCGCTACCGTCAGGTCAGCGACAGCGATCGCTACGAGCTGGGTCGCTATGTGCGCGATCTGAGCCAAAGCGATCCACGTCAGCTCAACCGCCGCGAGCAGTTTGCCTACTGGGTCAACCTCTACAATGCCCTCACCGTCAAACTGATCCTCGACAACTACCCCGTGAGCTCGATCACTAAGCTCGGCGGCCTGTTCAGCTTCGGTCCCTGGGATGAAGAGGTTATTACCATCAACGGCAAAGCCCTGACCCTCAATGACATTGAGCACCGGATCCTGCGCCCGATCTGGCAGGACCCGCGCATCCACTACGTGGTGAACTGCGCCAGCCTCGGCTGCCCGGATCTCCAGCCGCAGGCCTTTACTGCCGCCAATGCCGAAGCCCTGCTCGAGCAAAGCGCCAAACGCTTTATCAACAGTGACAAAGGCGTGGCGGTGCGCGGCAACCGGGTACGTCTGTCATCGATCTATGACTGGTACGGCAGCGATTTCGGCACCCGTGCCCAACTGCAACGCCACCTCAACCGCTACCGGGATGGGAAACCGGTGACGCTCAACAGTGTCAGTTACGACTATAACTGGGCCCTGAACGAAGCCCGCTAA